Genomic segment of Coffea arabica cultivar ET-39 chromosome 1e, Coffea Arabica ET-39 HiFi, whole genome shotgun sequence:
AGATGAATTTTCCAGTGACACTCAATCTCTCGTCAGGCAGATTAAAAGCAGTTTATTGCCTTGAAAATTTCGTTTTATTTCATGGTTCCAAGTGTTCAAAGAGTAGGGTAAACAAAGAAATTTGATCTCTGGATGAGAGGTTCATTGCATATGGAGATTTAACACTAAGTTTGGGTTGGGACATTGGGCCAAATGTAACAAAGTATTACGGGGTACATTCGtggtaaatttcattttctggAAGCTGGAACAGATGATAGTTACCTAAACAAAGAAACTTACTCCCAGATTTATTAGGGAGGAAGAGAcaatatttggcttttcttttgtGTGTGGGGGGGAATACACCTTTTAAAAACTTTCGGCCTTCATAATGTAAATACCCCTTATTTTCAGAGAAAAGAATTTCTTATGGGTGGCATTGCAAGTGGAAGGACATTTCTGATAAGTTGGAAGTATGTCAGGCCAATTATAGGGCAGATTAATCATTCTTGTTCTGAGAGTTGCAACTGATGCTTGGTTACAAAAAGTTACCAAACAAAATGCTACATGGAGAAGCCCAACGGCCTGAAAGTTTAAGTTTTAAGATGAAAACTGCTATGAAATGCTCCTTTACAAAAGAATCGGAGATTGACAGGAATCAAGAATTTCCAAACTTGTCTATCTAAGATAAATCACTACTATACAAAAAGCCTtttcttggaaatcaagtatgCCAAAGCACATGAATTCCAAACCTATTCTTTAAAACTTTTAATAGTTTGGGTGCTATTGATCATGTTGCAGAAATTGAGGCAAGAATGACCTCttgcaaaaaaataaacaacAGGAACTTACAAGACAAAATGAATCGTGTTCAGCAGCTAATCTAGGACCTAAGGAACTTCAATCTCAAATTGCTAGCTCTCCGAGCTTCGTACTTTTAATTTCATCCAGTTGAGTATTCTCAGCATGAAAAAAATCTCAGTCCATATGCATTTTTTGTAGTAGCATTGTATTTCTCAATTACAATCATGAAGAACAATGCTATTGTGTATCTTTCCACATGGATGCAAACATTCAACACCACAAAACATTAGATGGTAACTGTAAAACCTGACAAGTTCAACGCCAACTTTCTAGGTCTGATCTTTCTTTTCCACATTTTTTATCCCTCAAGCTTGTCACCTCAAAATTTAAGTGTCCATCATCACTCAACAGTCACAACCACAACAGCCTATTTTCACTTTCTTGGTGCTGTATTTCAGCTTCCATTGCAGTTTATAAAGTTGTCCTGATTGGAGAGAAGGAAATAGAGCTTTTGGGGGTGTACCAAGACAGTATGAATATGAAAATTATACTGCCTTCACCCAAAACTGAAGGCCATAGTTCGACTAAAGAgaatatgaataaaaaaaacTGAATAACATAATAGcccaaagagagtgtgaacagaATACAGGAATTCCAATACAGAGTTAGCAAAAAACATGTAGATGAACCCTTTAATCATTTCTGTTATACACAAAGAGTACATCAAATGAAGAAATATCAAAGAAAACAACAATTCTTTTTGGGGAGGCCAAAACAAGAAATCAGAATTCGAAACACCAGGGAGTTTATAATTCTCCATACTTTCTTGGAGTAGGCAATCTTGTGAATTCATGGACGTATAACAAATATACTTCCAAAACAGCCTACTTTTCTTGCAAAAATGATTGCAACCCATAATAGTGGTTCAGTTCTTATAGGCTTGGTTTACAACCTGGCCAACTATCATAGTACTTCTAGGTGGATAACTAATCCAGTCAAACTAGGATACCAGGTCCTGATTTAATATGTAAGGGGATCCAATACTGTATCTTCATTACAGTTGCTCCAGCATCATTTCTTTCTCGTCGAGTCTCAGCCTGACGGCCTACTCAAGGGTTTCCCACCAATAATCAACTAAATTTGGAAAACCAAAACTTCGCTAAATTTCTAAGCATTAGCACATTTATTCACCAAAAATTATTTAGCCCCTCAGACTAGAGGGTACGTTTGCTTATCTGGGTTGAGGTCTCAGTTTTACCATCTGCATCAAAGTTTTGAAAGAGTTCATAAGTGGCTAAATCTGCCACCAACCAATCAGTTATAGATCCTGCTGAAagtaagaaaaaagaaatcagCAGGAATGCTGGAAGCAATAAGAGTGTTGGCTTACCATAGGATCAAATAATGTCCCAACAGTTGGTACAACAGATACACCCAAGTTCTTCATGATTTCTACAAATTGCTTGTATATGCCCTGATAACTTGcatcaattttcttttcctgCTCTGTCTCTAGTTTGATATGTTGCTTGGCTCGTTCAAAGTTATCTACCATAGGCAAGAGACTCTCAATCACTTCTCCCTGGGCATTACTCCTTATTGTTAGCTTCTCATTCTCTGTTCTCTTCCTGAAGTTGTCAAAATCTGCTTGCAAACGAACATACTTGTCCTTCTGAGCACCAATTTCATCTGACAAAACAGAAACCTTTTCTAACAACTCATTCCTCTCCTTTTCTACCATGTGTATTATCTCTTCAAAATCGGATATACTTTTCTCATCTCCATTTAAAATGGCCTCCTTATAAGCTGAGATAGTAGACTCCAATCTTGAAGGAAGTTCTTGGTCCGCTTCCTCTTCTGTTTTACTGAGAGGAgtctcatcttcatcatcagtcTATCATGTATCACATTGATATTATTAAGCATGCAATGGCAGCTATAAAAGTACTCAAAATTTCTCCCATTTTACAGAAAATTTATATGGTTGATGAAAAATTACCATTACTTGTTACCTTTGTAAATGAACGGAACACTGCATGAGATAAGAACCAATAATAGGTTCAAAACAGAGACAGTGACAGAGGAAGCGATCTCTAAACTTTGAAATATGAGACACACACTGTAAAGTATACAGACATGGTACactaactctctctctctctctctctctctctctctctctctctctctctctgttttgaTTCATTGGTGGTGGTGTAAGGGGAACTCAACTTAACCTCGTCCCGTTTTAAGAGTTTTTggtaaaagagacaaacaaaacTTCATTTTTCAGCAGCAGCCTTGAAGCCAGCAAGAAACACTATGAATGAACTACTTACTTACAATTCCTGTCAATAAGTTGATTTAGTAATTTCTCTGAAAGCAGACaccttaaaacaaaattgatgaAAGAAAAGATGTATCTGTTCACTGTATTTTGACCAAATTCCAGCAGAGTTGCacaattttttagaataaaaaatcaactaaaataacAACATctttgttcttgtttacatatCTATACTTGAAATTCAGCTTGTAATTCCCCAAAATCAAGCCTACCTACCAAtatcaaattttaattaatGAATCTCAGATTAAGATACATAAAGAATCAAAATTGGCTTCGACTAAACACACCAAGCGAAGAAAGAACATCAGCCACAACTTCCATCACGAGTTAAAAGCAACTAAACAGAAAAAAATTACTTCGGAAGCGGAGTCTTCGGAGTGTGACTGAGAAGCTTTAAGAAATCGGCATCTCCTGCTGCTGTTGTTATTGATTACCGGAATGTTTGCATTTTTGggcaaacaaaaacaaaagccTCTGGAGGAAATGGGTTTCAAGGAAAAATGGGTTTGGAAATAATTTGAAGAAGATGAAGGAAGAGATGGGCGATGAGGAGAAGCATATGAACAAAGATAAGCTGTTGAAGCTGAAGCTGTTGGTGCCGCCGCCATAGAAGTTTCTAGTATTATCACTGAAGATTGAAAGGGAGAAGTCTGGTAATTTCACACCGAGCGGAGGAAGGTGGAGTTGGTGTAGGGGTTTTGGGATAAGAGAAAACGATGTCGTTAAGTCAGAAAGCCTAAAACgacaaaaaagaataaaataaaaacaaaaggcCCAACTTAGCCTTATTCTAGATACATCTTCACTGCATTTTCTAGTCTCTCACTAGCGCTAAAACAGCTGCATTTGTGTTGAGTTCAACAGTGGACAACTCGAATTTTAACTAAAATAAGTTTGAGTTCGCTGAGTTTTTAGAAACCGAATCGTGCTAGCTCGATTTTAgtttaacttttcttttttgtcgtAACTGCACATCTAACATAACCTAATCTACTCCTATCTCTACCGGGGGAACCTACTCTATGGGATAGCTCAATTGAGTCAGGGAAACCTGACggggactgaaccaccatcAAACTAAACGGGTGCACCACACACTCGATGGATTTTGAACCCTTAACCTCCCACCCCATAATTAATGTGGTGACCAATTCCTCTGGAGGGAGTTTTAGTTTAACTTGAGTTCATAAAAATTCAAGATCGTGCTAGATCGATTTTAATTTTACTTGAGTTCGAACTTAAGTTAATTGAGTTTGATGAAATCTAATCGAGTTTAATGGAGTCTATTCAATCTAATCAAATTCacctaataaaaattaataagtgtgtttggatagttcAATTTTACCAAATGATATTTCGCTTgtattataaacacatttttcaatttacttttttatattttcaactgTATATCTCAGttcataacttttgatgattacaaaacaattggatgctACTAATATTCTTTGAAGAGTTCATTTCAGGATTTGGAACAAAAACCAGATCAAAGACCTAAAGCCAAAACTGGATCAATGTTTGATAAattactgtcggacgcacaaaagaaCCATAACGGAcggccgacaaccattgagtgacttcggacgcatgaagaactcacactcggacgtccgaaggtaATATGTCAAAACatctatgatcactgacctcgttCGGACACACAATACCTCTATACCGGAGGTCCGACAAACGTTGCTGTACTTCGGACGCAAAACACtggagcatcggacgtccgatagaaatgAAGAAGGGTTTGCAAGTTCACTTTCGGACGTATACTGTGGAGggaccggacgtcctaagaatTGCAAGAAATCATCTTTAACTCACTGTcttcgttcggacgcataaaatcagagtaccggacgtccgacactaccaacggctagctgaccttccatctgccttctatccgttgacagcatttattgaagaattttttggtccCTTATAAATAGGGATTAGTcaactcttcaaaacaacttttaCACAattaagtctacatcagatcttgagtgattcaagtgtgtgaatactccaaaaggaagatttgtactcttaatTGTGTCATCTCTttttagcttttcaagtgtgattcaatttcttcaatagtgtagctttgtgagggttatccgtgtgattgtaaaacttccttgcttgatcgagtgagacttgaggcaagaaggaagtgatccttcatttgtacacaagagattggttgatAGTTGATCATATTGAAGAAGCTTGatatataaagtgatattcaaacttagTCAAGTTTGAAATTTGGTTTGCAGTTCTATCCCTTCATTTACTGTCTtgctatatatacatatatattgcTTACCTGTTTTACTCACAAATTGCTTGTGCTAGTCGATCAACTGCTTttctgtgagatcctcttgaaaaagaaaaataggtcAAAAAAGGGGGTGACTCATATCTTAGCTTACTTTTTtagataacctaattcacccccctcttaggttgtcatcgatccttacaattggtatcagagcttggtctccttgagattaagctcaatcggcttaggagtaaaaatgacaaccaacaatgccatgttctttGACGGACAATCTGTAACTAGACCGCCTATGTTCAATGGTTCAAACTATGTGAATTGgaaggaaaggatgattatcttcttacaatctattgatattgagctatgatTTATTGTCAATGAAGGTCCGTTTGATGCCTCTACTATTGATACAGAGACAAACAGGCcgagaccaaaaacaagaagggaACTAACTGCTGAAGATAGAACCCATCTCACTCTGAATGCCAAGGCGATGAACGTACTGTacagtgctttagactcaaacgAATCTGTTAGAGTCAAGGGCTGTAAATTTGCAAAAGAAATCTGGGATGAACTTCGAGAAATACACGAAGAAAGTgaaaatgtgagagaacagaagaAATCTTTTCTGGTCACGAAGTATGAATcctttaagatggaacctcacgAAAACATCGACAAGATGTATtgcagattcaatgatcttattaaggatCTAGAAGTTCTTGACAAAgattactctctaggtgagaaaaacagaaaaattttgaacgctctatcaaaggattgggagagcaaagtgactgccattgaggaagccaaaAATCTGAACACTTTATCTATTGAATCCCTTATAAATTCACTCACCTCTTACGAGCTAAAACTCAAGTCTAAGGTGCAGGAAGAAGCAGACACAAGAGTTAGAAAGAGCATTGCTCTGAAGACTTCACAAGAAGAAGATGATATAATCTCTCTGGATGGAGATGACATGGAAAGTGATGATAGTGACATTGCACCCATCACACGagacttcaaaagaatactcaacaagagaagattcagaaaaggagaaCATAGCAATTCCTTTCTaaatcagtccaacaacttcagaaataaaggaaagctggaattcaacaaaaagcaaactgataagtgctttgaatgcggccaacctgatcactatgcaaatgaatgtccaatgaagaaaaagaaggagaacaagagtgaacgaaaaccaaaattcaacaatttccagatcaTCTGGAATGACTGCAATTCAGAAGGAGAagtagaggaagaagaggaatctgtccaagtggctttcatggccattagAGATGAAGAGGTAACTCATTGTAACTCTCAAACTGATAGTGATAGTGAGTCTGATGTTGATATTAATTCTTTcctagaaaaaatgcataacagcttaaaagaatcctatgttagaaacaagaaattaaagcaGAAAATTAGCTTTCTAATACAAGTTAATGCAAATCTCTTTAGACAAAATAAGtgtcttaagcatgaaaatgagaACCTGAAAAGGATTGAAATTGATGTGTTTGCTGAACTTAACAAAAAGACAAATTTCTATGACATACTCAGAAGTGAACAATGCAGCTtaaaaaaaaggatggatgatttatgtcaATTGTTACATCATATGAAACAGAACCgccttcaaaagaatgacactgaATCTCACCTTAACACTCATCAGATAAGACTgaatcaaaatgcaaatgagtttgctatccataggagaaggcaagtcagattcattaaacctgttcatttaattgatccaatgacagtatgcaacttttgttgtcaatttggtcacatgaatagcaacTGTTATATTAAGAAAAACTTAAGAAATggaatgagatgcatgtgggttattagacataatgctaaccATGATGGACCCAAAAAGTAATGGGTACCAAACATTATATTGTGAACTACTGTGTAGGTGAACCTGGTGAACAgtgttaaagaatcaaaatggttcatagatagtggatgctcaagacatatgactggtgatgcatcacagtTCATCAAGCTCAAGCCAAAAACAAGTGGAAAGGTTACTTTTGGAGACGATAataaagccaaaactgttggtattggtgatgttggtaagaatggttaGACTTTTGTTCATATTGTTCTTTTAGTCGACAACCTGAGTTACAATTTGCTGAGTGTTAGTCAACTATGTGATAGGAACCTGCTCGTGTTATTTAAGAAACATGAATGCATTGTTCTTgattcaaagttcaacattgttttcaaaggaaagAGAGTTAATGACATTTATGTGGTGATTCTTGAAAAGGTTGATGCTTCCAGCCTTAgttgtctcaaagtagcaaatgaggatcCCTGGTTGTGGCACATAAGGCtttgtcacttcaatatggagttgctaaaagaaatttccaaaaagGACCTTGTTAGAGGACTTTCAAAACTCAATTTTTGTAAAGATCGCatctgtgatgcttgccaatttagaaaacaagtcaaggtaccttttaaaccaaaaaaatgtgtttctaccTCAAAACCCTTAGAACTCCTACATCTTGATCTTTTTGGTCCAACTCAAATCACAAGCCTTGGTGGCAAGAGATTCTGTTTTGTTATTGTTAATgactattctagatacacttgggtgatgtttcttgcacataaagatgatgctttcaaaaactttatTTCCTTGTTTGCCAAggttcaaaatctgattggtttgaaaatcataaaaataagaagtgacaatggcacagaatttcatttttgtgaatttccagaattttgtgacaacaatggcattacacatgagttttctattgctagAGTACCTCAGAAAAATGGAAtagttgaaaggaaaaatagaactcttcaagaagctgttagaaccatgcttagtgaatgcaatttaccaaagtaCTTTTGGGATGAACCTATAAACACTGCATGCTATACCGTGAACAGAGTTCTCTTAAGACCAATCTTGAACAAGACTTCATATGAGCTGTTGTTTGATAAAAAACTTGTAGTTGGTTACTTTaaagtttttggttgcaaatgctTCAATCTGAACATTAAGgagcatcttggtaagtttgttaaaaaatctgatgaggggatcttcttgggatattgtgaaaacaagAGAGGTTTTAGAGTTTATAATCCTAGAACTCTGGTTatagaagaagctatacatatcacttttgatgaatctaatggtgatacTTCCATGAGTTgcggtgaagatgatgatgcaggtGTTCGAGAAGAATTAAAGAGGCTAATAATCAGCAATCAAGGCACAGCTCCATCAGAAAATAattcaaaggaagatgaaaaTCAAGACAGCCCTGCTAGAGAAGACAATGACAGTGACACTGGAATTCCAAATGATCTTCCTAGAGCCTGGAAATTCGTCCAAAATCATCCCAAGGAACTTATCATTGGGGATCCATCTGAAAAGGTCAGAACACGTTCCTCCTCTAGACAATTAATAGATAACTTTGCATTGGTCTCACATCTTGAGCCCAAAATTGTTGCTGATGCATTAAATGATGAGAGCTGAATTTTGGCCATGGAAgaggagttaaatcaatttgaaagaaataaggTTCGGACATTAGTTGCTAGACCACAAGATCATCCTATTATTGGCACTAaatggatttttagaaacaaaatgaatgacaaaggcgAAATAgttagaaataaggccagaTGGGTAGTTAAGGATtacactcaagaagaaggaatagattatgatgaatcatttgcacccgtagctaggctagaatctattagaatgtttttagcttttgcatgtttcaagaattttaagttatttcaaatggatgttaaaagtgctttcttaaatggttttatagttcaagaaatttatgttgatcaacctcctgattttgaaaataaaaattatccaaatcatgtttttaaactcttaaaagctctatatggtttaaaacaagtTCCAAGAGCATGGTATGAGCGTTtgagtggttttttgattgaaaatggtttcaaaagaggtatagTGGATACTAcccttttcactaaacaaagtttGAATGATCTTCTAATTGTACAAatttatgtggatgatattatatttggtgctactaatgagagacTGTGCAAGGATTTCTCCTAaatcatgcaaaaagagtttgaaatgagcatgatggaagaactgaatttcttccttggactccaagtgacacaaacccaagatggaacattcatcaatcaaaccaaatacaccaaggaaCTGCTGAAAATATTTggaatggaggactcaaagcaagttggaacaccCATGTGCACATCTGCCAAgtttgacaaagatgaagaaggtacaaaagttgatgaaaagatgtatagaggtatgattggtagctTGCTTTATTTAACAGCTAGTAGACCTGATATCATGTTTGTTGTGTGCTTATGTGCTcgttttcaatcttgtccaaaggaatcacatttAACTGCGGTAAAAAGAATCTTTAGATACTTAAAAGGAACTGTAAGTTTTGGCCTTTGGTATCCTAAGTGTCATGAACTTCCcttgtgtggattctctgatgctgattttAGTGGCTGTAgagtagatagaaaaagtacaattggtatatgtaattttcttgaaaattgcttAGTATCCTGGttcaacaagaaacagaatGCCATTTCATTATCTACAATCGAAGCAGAATATGTTGTTGCTGGTGCTTGCTATGCTCAATTGTTGTGGATGAAAAatactttgaatgattttgattTAGTGTATAATTTCGTACCTATGTTTTGTGATAACACCAGTGCCattaatttgataaaaaatttcattcaacattctaggacaaaacatatagacATTAAGCATCacttcattcgcgatcttgtccacatgggtgaaatttgtgttcaatatgtttgttctaaagatcaaagtgctgatatcctcacaaaagcccttccactggatcaatttgtgtatcTGAGAACAAAACTGGGTGTCTCAGAAAAAAttctctaagtttctctttgatcacttcttatcggacgtccgatagattAAAACgaacgtccgacagtgttcttcattcttttctGGAAAATTCTGGTTTGGACGATTGCGTCGGACGCgtcacttcgttcggccgtccgacactcaaaaattgctTCATATAAGGAAGCCACCTACCTCATTAATTTCATTAACTTTATTTGTCTCGGACGCAACCCTTCAATTCTTTctcaaagttcaaaattcaaattactCTCTCCTCTAatcaagttccaagaaattgattCAATCGACACCATTACACCCCTATTGCCCGTTGTCTGAACATAAAAATCTCTTCCAACTCCTAACTACCTCACATTTCCCTAATTTATATCAGAAACCCTAAGTTTTTCAAATCAGACTTCTTGTGGTTGGTTCGTGCATCACCATTAATTCATATTGCACTCTTCATCTATCTTATACACTTTGCACCACTTCCTACATCAAAATCCGATTACATTACACCAtggttagaattagaagtggtTCTAAGGGGGTCGGACGATCTTTTAAACTTAGGGATGAGGATATTGAAATTGTGGAACCTTCTACCAAAGCATCCAAAAAGAAAACTACAAACAGAGGTGGAAAGGTAAAGTAAAATGCTCAAAGGAAGCGCGATGCTCCAACTGTTGAGCCATCTGATGAGCAGATGGAAGAACATCACTTTGAAGAAAATCTAGGTGGTAGGAGTGCAGAAGAAATGGAGGAACCCACCCATGCTGAAGTGACTGTCTCGAAATGTGAGACCCcttaatttttccattttctaggttttattatattcaatagcatgtttttctgcattttcgttattagaaaaatttttagataatttttatgagtaaatatagtttttaggtgatttttctagtatcggttagtttttaagaaattaagagtgtataccggacgtgggacccactaggacgaaaagttcgaaaaaattcggccagttaggttaagttttggatactgggtttaacttaccgggtgttaagagataattagagattaccaagtgaattggtgtgagaggaacaaagagatagagatgcatttaatgaagtgacaagtgtcacatggAGAATAAGTCTTGAgttatgactactattcatccttttaccatttaaatcaaaaattgaccaaaattgaCCCTTATttccaagcttcttggccggctctttctcaagaaaaaagaagaaaaactactcaattttcttaccttcaatcttgctcaatctttcattccaaccgattaatcttcaaattactccataaaacctattagtttaggggtattttggtgattcgtgaagttgtttggaagtttaaaggtgctaagtggtctcttttctttggttactaaggtgattagtgaaggaacccctctcctctatctaatgatagttaattcatgacttgtggtagtTTAAGGGATGTGATTAggtgttatttcttgattttgttagAGATTaatgacattttctatttaatcatgatttttctgatttaatatgattcatatggtgtggctttgtatgatgatgggaattgatctagaatgaaactagaaggtgtaaattgtggttaattgcaggaaatttctgttttggaaggaaattgtgaaagttagggtttcattccccctcattctgcctggcactgttcatcatagttagaggctgaattagccttgggttaaaacataaaagttgtagggaatgatattttagagatttctgcaaaatttcaagtcaatcggagtagcgtagcttatgaaaagactgaaatacccctgctgccctgtttctacccgaacttggtaatcagttttggtaattggttaatttgattgggaatgcttttgatttggttattgacgccttctgaagaaatgtagcctggtgtcttag
This window contains:
- the LOC113702584 gene encoding uncharacterized protein; the encoded protein is MAAAPTASASTAYLCSYASPHRPSLPSSSSNYFQTHFSLKPISSRGFCFCLPKNANIPVINNNSSRRCRFLKASQSHSEDSASETDDEDETPLSKTEEEADQELPSRLESTISAYKEAILNGDEKSISDFEEIIHMVEKERNELLEKVSVLSDEIGAQKDKYVRLQADFDNFRKRTENEKLTIRSNAQGEVIESLLPMVDNFERAKQHIKLETEQEKKIDASYQGIYKQFVEIMKNLGVSVVPTVGTLFDPMLHEAIAQEESEEFKEGVIIEEFRRGFLLVDRLLRPAMVKVSSGPGVRQPSSAASEQSEQPATAGVEEIEFSEQSTG